The region CTGGCGAAGTCCGTCGCCTCTGTCTTGCAAGAGGAGAATCCGGAGCACAACGTGCAGTTCTTCATTGAGTCTGGCCTGGAGGCGGACGGAGACCCGCGTCTCATTCGGGTCGCATTGGAGAACTTCTTCGGAAATGCGGTGAAGTTCAGCTCCAAAAAGCCGGAGAGCATAATTGAGTTTGGCTGGCATCCGGAAAAGAAGGCCTATTTCATCCGGGATAATGGCGCTGGGTTTGACATGTTTTATGCCAATAGACTTTTTAACGCCTTCAATCGTCTCCATGGGGATAAGGACTTCCGAGGCTCCGGAATCGGGCTGGCAACGGTGGCCCGCATCATTCACCGACACCACGGCACGCTCTCAGGAGAGGGGGTAGTCGATCATGGCGCCACATTCTGGTTTACGTTAGGATAACGAGATGACTGAAGCGACTAAGCTGATTCTCCTGGTGGAAGATGACCCGGACCATGAGCTGCTTACGATTCGAGCCCTGAAGAAGTCGAACATAGCAAATGAAGTTCGTGTTGCCCGGGATGGTGAGGAAGCTCTCAAACTGCTCTTCAGCGAAGATGCGATCCTACCCCAGGTGATACTGCTGGATCTCAAGCTTCCGAAGATCGATGGTCTTGAGGTGTTGCGAAGGATTCGTGCCGGCGAGACGACAAAGTTTCTTCCAGTCGTAATCCTCACGTCGTCTGACGAAGAACGCGACGTAGTTCGCAGTTACCAGCTTGGCGTTAACAGCTATATCCGCAAGCCGGTAAACTTCTCCGATTTTGCAGAGGCCACCCGGCAACTTGGAATGTATTGGCTGGTACTCAACGAATGTGCCCCGCAGGTGTGACCTCAAATCGACTTCGAGTTCTGCTGGTTGAGGATGTTCCCGACGACGCATTTCTCTTGGAACGGCATCTGCGCCGCCATGGCTATTCACTTGAGTTGACACGGGTCGAAACTGCGTCTGAGATGCAGCGGCAGCTCGAGCAGTCTTCTCCGCCCGATGTAATTCTCGCGGACTACAACCTACCCAGTTTCAGCGGGCCGGCTGCACTTAAGCTGCTGCATTCCACCAAGCTCGATATTCCTTTCATCATGTTCTCCGGTGCGGTTTCTGAGGAGACTGCCGTCGATGCAATGCGGTCCGGAGCGCATGACTATGTCTCGAAACAGAATCTGGCGCGTCTCATCCCCGCAATTGAACGCGAACGCAATGAAGCCGTTACACGCAAAAATCGTCTTGCTGCAGAGCAGGCACTCAAGGCCAGTGAGGCCCGTTTTCAATCCCTTGTGGAAGCGCTGCCGCTGGGATTTCTGATCAGCGATTCTTCGGGGAAGATCATCTACACGAACGCAGCCATAGAACGCCTCCTGGGATACTCAGGCGACGATCTTCTTTCCGGGGCGGTAACTCTCTTCGATATCTCTCCTCTTCTTGCCGAGCGTTTGAACGATCTGATCTCCTCTGCCTCCAGCTTGGAGCCCTTTGAGGCCGGCTGCGTAAAAGCGGACGGTCATTCGGTCGACACTCTGATCGGGATGTCGT is a window of Edaphobacter sp. 12200R-103 DNA encoding:
- a CDS encoding response regulator produces the protein MTEATKLILLVEDDPDHELLTIRALKKSNIANEVRVARDGEEALKLLFSEDAILPQVILLDLKLPKIDGLEVLRRIRAGETTKFLPVVILTSSDEERDVVRSYQLGVNSYIRKPVNFSDFAEATRQLGMYWLVLNECAPQV